The following coding sequences lie in one Dunckerocampus dactyliophorus isolate RoL2022-P2 chromosome 4, RoL_Ddac_1.1, whole genome shotgun sequence genomic window:
- the vamp8 gene encoding vesicle-associated membrane protein 8 has translation MDYDLERGGASATPEPLNKMDAIKGEVDAVKSIMTDNVDRILARGERLDDLVDKSAGLQAGAQHFKQTSHKVARSYWWKNVKLVVVIVVIVLIIVLIIILLATGVIPVSAPVPPIVQPTAAPSP, from the exons ATGGACTATGACCTG GAGCGAGGGGGTGCATCTGCAACACCAGAGCCACTGAACAAGATGGATGCCATAAAGGGTGAGGTTGATGCCGTCAAAAGCATCATGACAGATAATGTGGACCGAATTCTTGCTCGAGGAGAGAGATTGGATGATCTCGTGGACAAGTCGGCGGGCCTGCAAGCTGGG GCCCAGCACTTCAAGCAGACATCCCATAAAGTGGCTCGCTCCTACTGGTGGAAGAACGTCAAGCTCGTGGTGGTCATCGTGGTGATCGTCCTCATCATTgtcctcatcatcatcctcctgGCTACTGGTGTCATACCAGTCAGTGCACCTGTGCCGCCTATCGTCCAACCCACAGCCGCCCCCAGcccttaa